From the genome of Glycine soja cultivar W05 chromosome 14, ASM419377v2, whole genome shotgun sequence:
aggaattttataataaaaaccaagagagtaaataaaaacaaaaataaacaagacCCCTTACATATCTTCATCCTTAGACAaatcttccttcttttcctGTCTTGGTGTAGATGTGCGATTCATGTATCTGATCTCATCAAGTAAGATAAGGCTTGGGattgttgtttcttttcttgCCTTGACTTTTCACGTCTTTCTTGCTTCCAGTGATGGAGATAGGAAGAGAAATAGTGTCATTAAACAAGTCGGTTTAGGCAGAGCATCCAAATGAAAGAACTTATGTTGTGATGATAATCGAAGGTTGGTTTCTTATTAAAAGCcatgttagaaaagtgaaacCTCGAACCAACGATTCCAGGTGGTTCTTCTTTATCAATAGACCCGCTAGAGCAATAACCCTCACAAAAGAACACAACTTGCTTAGAATTGAGTTGAATGCCATTTTCATGCACACACACAAAGGTTTTACGACGTAGGAGAAATATTTCCAACACAAATACGGGTTTTGCTTGGGACACCAGCAGATTTGTTGGTACACCTAGCAAAATGTTTTAAATACCATTTATACCCCTAGCTTATAAATATCGTATCCTTATTTATTTTGCGTCCGATCGAGGTTTTGCAtccattgttttcattttcgtttaTTGTATTCGTTGCCTAAGAGGTTATTGACGAGTTTGATGTTCATTGTTGTGTCATCTTTGGTGGTTGGTCGGCAAGTGGTGGTTGTGGTGGTGGCTGGTTTGGTCGGCGGTGGAGGTaagcttttattattttatttcgtaAATTGGTAATCtgtaagttaatttatttttacgaaTTGGTAatccataaaattaaatgaacttACGGATTGAAAATCCGTAAAAGAGTGAATCCGTATACTTCTTACTTCTTATGGATTAGTAATCTGTATGCTTTATACGGATTACTGATCTGTATAAAGCATACGGATTCTCAATCCGTATGCTCTATACGGATCCATCATCCCCTTCGAGAATGCGCAACTCTCCCTACCATGAATGCAATGCAAGGTTAATCAAATGAAAAACTTATTGTGATGACAATGCGGCAGCACGAGCGGCGGTGGTGCGACGAAAACACCAACGATAATGAACAAGCGACGGAGGAGAAGCAACCCAAGTTTTACGCAGAAATAATGCAGTGGCAAGGAGGGGGAAATTCTgaaagcttttaaaaaaaaggacgAAGGGCATTTGTGCCATTTCACCAAACATGCTGGGTGTATCAATAGTTGGACTGGTACCCAAAACAAGTCCCCgcaaataatataacaaaaccGATAACCTAACTCAAGGCCCAAATGTAAATTTGGGCCCATTGTTAATAGTCCAACCCCATAAGGGGTACCGGGAATTTGGAGAATTACTTTGTGCATTCaacactttttcattttttttccaaaattaccTGTGATAAACTTACAGATTCGTAATTCATAAACTTGTGGATTCATAATCTGCTATACGGATTGTTAATCTATATGTACGTACaaattatggattttttttaattttttacaaaatattttataaatccaCAAGCTTACAAATTATGAATAGTAAGTTTGTCTTGgggtaattttggaaaaaaaacaaaaggtgttAGGTGTACAAGAAACATACTGGGCTCACAGAGTAATTCCCGGGAATTTGCCCTATTTGAAAGCCCTCAATTCTTCGCGTAATTTGATTTCCCGCTCTGAAAACCCTAACTACCACTGAGACTAAGTTGAGCTGAGAAGAGAAGCTGGGAGCGAATGGGGCAGAAGCAGCGTTCGAGTTCCGATGCCGACAACGAAGTCAAGAAACGACGCCGTGTTGGTTTCTCAGGCGTTGGTGAGTTTCACTTATTTTGccgtgatttttttatttttgtgttgaatTCTTCAATTCATGGTGCTGCGACGTGTATGGACATTTTGGTCGCGTTTTGTAGATTCTGGAGTTGAGGCCAAAGACTGCATCACAATCTATCTAGGTATGCTTAAAATATGCGATAATTATGTCATGTTACTTTGTAGTTCTTGATTTGGATGGTTTCGATGCAACTCGAGTATGGGATGGGGGTGGTGGTTTCTATGGAAATTGGTTGCTGACCTTATAATTTTTCCAGTAATGActtgattaagtttttttttttgtttttttattttccctttcttttggGGTCTTGTGTTTCATTATCTGTGGTTTACGAGTTGAGAGTGGTGTTGTTAGTCAGCATTGAACGTAACCAGAAAGGTATTAGTTGTTTGATAAGAACATGGTCTGAGGCATAGGATATTGGGATATGTAAATAGTAATGATAATGGTAATGCCTGCTTATCTTGATGCTTGTTTGTTTATACTAGTAACGACTACTTAATTCATATTTGAATTATTGGGTTCTGTAGACACTTTTTTAATGTAGCTCGTAGATTGGACTGTCTCAGTGAGCAAGATTTCTTTGGCAGTAGTAGCTAGTATGTTCCAGCTCTTTTCCTAGCAATAGGCTTTCTCAAGCTTAGTTTGCTAAGGACATGGTCTTGCTATCAGTTTCTGGTCAAGTTCGTTTAAGTGTTCTTTTCTGCTATTTAGTTTTCTTGCTTATTTCATTGAGTTGCTTGTCAGTATGTTCTGATTTGCAATTGGCATGCATACTTTAATTTTAGTATCTGTATAATATCTGCTATTATGTACAGTTTCAAGCAAGGAAGAATTCGATGCTCCAGAGAGTTTTGTCATTCATCCTGTGGATCTGAATAgcttttttgatgatgatggGAAAATTTATGGCTATGAGGGTTTGAAGGTTGGATTCATTTTAACAACCGGAGATTCATgtttaaaaataactatttgaaTGCTTAATGGTGTACAATGTCTTATTTTTTCAGCTTGTTTTGCTTCTCTTTTGCAGATTACCATCTGGGTTAGCAGCATATCATTTTATGCATATGCTGATATTACATTCCAGAGTTCATCTGATGTAAGTTTTGAATTCATTTAGACTTTAGACTAATGGGAAAAGTAACAGGCATGTTATTCTTTTACCTTGTTGATTTGTTCagagttttcttttgttttgcttcACACATTAACACTTTTTTGAACGTGTTGCTCAATTGTTTAAGCGAGGCAAAGGGGTCACAGATTTGAAATCTGCTCTTCAGGTATGCATCAATATCTACTGGGTGACCATATGTTGACACCTTTTACTCACAAAATTGTAACTTGGTTTATTATTTTGTGCAGACAATTTTTGCTGAGACTCTTGTTGATAGCAAGGATGAATTCCTTCAGAAATATTTGGTGGATAACGACTTTGTTAGGTATTAAGtgtttattattcttttcattCTAAACAAAAGCTATATAGTTGCCATGCACAGTTCCTTTCCATTTTAGTATGCtacttgaaattcaatttataaaGTTGTAACGACTGTGGATGACTGTTTTAATTGATTTGCAGAACAAACATCTCAAATGGAGAAGCTTTGAAGCACAAAGCTTTCCAGGGGAACATTTCTGATTATAATCCACATACAGATTCATCTACTTCTACTGTTGAGGTTATAATTTACATTTAGGATCAATGTATTGCACTATAGGTAAAAGTTAGGTTGCTTGAGTGTGAATGcccagtttaattttttttctatgggAAATACATACATGTTGCTTCTCATATTTTTCTATGTTTTgggatattatttaattaaattaatgttttgagACATGGAAAAACTGAAAGAGAGTAACTGTCAGAATTGCTCTGTTATGAACTATACTTGGCATTTTCTCTGTTAATGATCAGATGTTCACTGTGCAAGTTGGATGCATCTACCATGATTATCTGAAAGCAAGCATTTTTATTGTTAACTGTTGTTTCCTAATTTTCTATTGCAGTCTTGTTAATTTTCCAGTGATATTTTGTTTCCCTATGCAATGAAGGAGAGggattttcaattgaattgCTCTCCTCTGTATTCATGTTTATGTTATGTGATGCTGAATTGCTGATGATAGTTTTATAATACTGCTATTATTTTGGAAAACTTGCTTGTCTGGTCATTAAAATTTCTCCCTTCTTGGCACAAATAGATTAGGCTAGAATGTTTGTGGTTAAGTGAACATCcacttttttgtgatttttattggTAATTTTCACAAAATCTCCAGCTGTTAAATTTAGATGGTTCTTTTGTGAAAGTTCATCAGAGAAATCATGCATTTAACATTTGTGTATGGTTTACATTATCTTGTCAGCCAGTTACCTAATGCGCTTTGTATGTGATACTTGATATGCATATTTTAGGGGAAGATGAAAATGAATGCCATTTTTTTGTGTAACTTCTTTGCCAGGTTGTCCGTTTGGTGGCAGGCAACATGACTACTGGACAACTTTACAGTCATCTAATACCCCTCACACTACTTCTCGTTGATGGTAATTTTCACTTATTTTACTACTTTATGTACCCTTATTACACAATGTTTTGATTGCATGCTGCTGTAGCTTATTGTTTTTTTACCTTGTTTGCTATGTAGGTAGCAGTCCTATTGATGTTACTGATTCACAGTGGGAGCTGTATGTTTTGTGTCAGAAGAAAACTGATCCGCAGGGAGAGATCCAATGTAGGTTGATTGGTTTTACTGCTGTTTATCGATTTTATCACTATCCTGATGATTCCCGATTACGACTAAGCCAGGTTTGTAATATGCCGGACATTCAGTAAATGCTGCTATACTCTCTAAAtcagttttaacttttaacatgTTTTCTTAAAGTTCTTTGAAGTGCTTCTTTTTGCTACCTTTTGACTGGAACTTCTGTTGATGGCAGATACTGGTATTACCTCCTTACCAGCACAAGGGTTATGGTCGATTCCTTCTAGAGGTGCTATATGATGTTGCTATATCTGAAAATGTTTTTGACTTCACGGTAGAAGAGCCATTAGATCACTTCCAACATGTTCGTACTTGTGTTGACTCACTTCGCCTGCTTCAGTTTTACCCAATTCAGAATATAGTTACTAAAGCTGTTTCACTTCTGAAGCAAGGAAAGTTATCAAAGAAAGCAAATTGTCCTCGACTTTTGCCACCTCCCAGCGCAATTGAGGATGTTAGGAAAAGTCTGAAAATTAACAAGCAGCAGTTTCTCCAGTGTTGGGAGGTTTTGATCTACATTGGCCTTAATCCTGTTGACAAGAACACGGAGAACTTTGTTAGTATTATTTTGAACCGTGTTAAGTATGATATCTTAGGGAAAGATTCTGGGACGTCTGGGAAGCAGCTTATTGAAGTACCAAGTGATGTTGATCAGGAGATGTCATTTGTCATGTTCAGATCAGAAGCCAACGAAGCTAGTAGTGTGCAAATGGATGACAATCAGGCTAATCAAGAAGAGCAACTCCAGAGGTTAGTTCAGGAAAGGGTGAAAGAAATTCAGTTGATTGCGGAAAAGGTAACCCTGCATCTTGGGAGCTCAGGGGTGGTGGTTAATTAGATTTGTCCTTATAAAGATGGCATGGGATGACAAGGTCATGCATCTATGATATTGTGTGATTGTTTTCTCGTGGACCTATTAAGAGTTTGTTTTTCTGGACAAACACTCGGTAGTGTATTTGGGTTCTTCTTCTAGGATATATTTTAAGATTCTCTTATAGTATTCTGTGAAGGAACCAGTGATCTATTAAGCTGTAATTAACTGAGATTAACCACAACAAAGTTGATTGAGTGACATTCAGTTGTTATTGTCCATTCTAATACGTCTTGCTCGTACATTTTTTTGACGTGCACTAATATGATACATCCAAGAAATATGTGGGTTCTGGTTTTACTGGCCTTCCTCTT
Proteins encoded in this window:
- the LOC114385389 gene encoding histone acetyltransferase type B catalytic subunit-like gives rise to the protein MGQKQRSSSDADNEVKKRRRVGFSGVDSGVEAKDCITIYLVSSKEEFDAPESFVIHPVDLNSFFDDDGKIYGYEGLKITIWVSSISFYAYADITFQSSSDRGKGVTDLKSALQTIFAETLVDSKDEFLQKYLVDNDFVRTNISNGEALKHKAFQGNISDYNPHTDSSTSTVEVVRLVAGNMTTGQLYSHLIPLTLLLVDGSSPIDVTDSQWELYVLCQKKTDPQGEIQCRLIGFTAVYRFYHYPDDSRLRLSQILVLPPYQHKGYGRFLLEVLYDVAISENVFDFTVEEPLDHFQHVRTCVDSLRLLQFYPIQNIVTKAVSLLKQGKLSKKANCPRLLPPPSAIEDVRKSLKINKQQFLQCWEVLIYIGLNPVDKNTENFVSIILNRVKYDILGKDSGTSGKQLIEVPSDVDQEMSFVMFRSEANEASSVQMDDNQANQEEQLQRLVQERVKEIQLIAEKVTLHLGSSGVVVN